From the Calonectris borealis chromosome 12, bCalBor7.hap1.2, whole genome shotgun sequence genome, one window contains:
- the MAF gene encoding transcription factor Maf: MASELAMSSSDLPTSPLAMEYVNDFDLMKFEVKKEPVETDRIISQCGRLIAGGSLSSTPMSTPCSSVPPSPSFSAPSPGSGTDQKTHLEDYYWMTGYPQQLNPEALGFSPEDAVEALINSSHHPLPGAFDGYARGQQLAAAAGAGGSVPAEEMGSAAAVVSAVIAAAAAQGGAPHYHHHHHHPHHGGGGGGGHPHAAAPGSAPPSSASSAAGSGGGGGGGGGGAGGLHHPHHGGGGGGGGGLHFDDRFSDEQLVTMSVRELNRQLRGVSKEEVIRLKQKRRTLKNRGYAQSCRFKRVQQRHVLESEKNQLLQQVEHLKQEISRLVRERDAYKEKYEKLVSNGFRENGSSSDNPSSPEFFMYPRESSTTVM; this comes from the exons ATGGCATCAGAACTGGCAATGAGCAGCTCCGACCTGCCCACCAGTCCCCTGGCCATGGAATATGTTAATGACTTCGATCTGATGAAGTTTGAAGTGAAAAAGGAGCCGGTGGAGACCGATCGCATTATCAGCCAGTGCGGCCGCTTGATCGCCGGGGGATCGCTCTCTTCCACCCCGATGAGCACGCCCTGCAGCTCGGTGCCCCCGTCCCCCAGCTTCTCGGCgcccagccccggctccggcACCGACCAGAAGACCCACCTGGAAGACTACTACTGGATGACGGGCTACCCGCAGCAGCTCAACCCGGAGGCGCTGGGCTTCAGCCCCGAGGACGCGGTGGAGGCGCTGATCAACAGCAGCCACCACCCGCTGCCCGGCGCCTTCGATGGCTATGCTAGAGGGCAGCAGCtggccgcggccgccggcgccgGCGGCTCCGTGCCGGCCGAGGAGATGGGCTCGGCGGCCGCCGTGGTCTCGGCGGTGatcgccgcggcggcggcgcagggcggcgcgccccactaccaccaccaccaccaccacccgcaccacggcggcggcggcggcggcgggcacccCCACGCCGCGGCGCCGGGCAGCGCGCCgccctcctccgcctcctcggccgccggctccggcggcggcggcggcggcggcggcggcggcgccggggggctGCACCACCCGCaccacggcggcggcggcggcggcggcggcggcctgcaCTTCGACGACCGCTTCTCCGACGAGCAGCTGGTGACCATGTCGGTGCGGGAGCTCAACCGGCAGCTGCGGGGCGTCAGCAAGGAAGAGGTGATCCGGCTGAAGCAGAAGAGGAGGACCCTCAAAAACAGGGGCTATGCCCAGTCCTGCCGCTTCAAGAGGGTCCAGCAGCGGCACGTCCTGGAGTCGGAGAAGaaccagctgctgcagcaagTGGAGCACCTAAAGCAGGAGATCTCCAGGCTGGTCCGGGAGAGGGACGCCTACAAGGAAAAATACGAGAAGCTGGTCAGCAATGGCTTCAGAGAAAACGGATCCAGCAGCGACAACCCTTCCTCTCCAGAGTTTTTCAT GTACCCGAGAGAATCATCTACAACGGTGATGTGA